A single window of Silurus meridionalis isolate SWU-2019-XX chromosome 11, ASM1480568v1, whole genome shotgun sequence DNA harbors:
- the LOC124393927 gene encoding CXADR-like membrane protein has protein sequence MFAPAPGLVLLPLLLFGVVCVSGQTEMKRVVGDNATLPCHHQLWHADTSLLDIEWLLVKPNAKQKAVITYFAGRIYDPSEGEAGRLTLAGDYLKGDASLMISDLSLTDSGEYSCKVKNGGKYYWNTVNLIVLVKPSKPRCWMEGRLLEGSDVKMSCKSADGSDPINYKWERVLNKGSYVGKLPPLALLDLKNPEIVTLRNLSRESAGVYRCTASNDVGEESCTVEVKIHYVRGMGVMAGAVVGVSLGVLLLILIVWLVLRKKEKKKYEEEETPNEIREDAEAPKAKLMKPNSLSSSRSGSSRSGTSSTQSMVPSGGPRVHKPHPPPPLAGHLKNSIQPSTLPAVPPAYTQVASKLQEPHSSPKLSPGNLARMGAMPVMIPAQTKAFQTV, from the exons TGtttggtgtagtgtgtgtgagtggacaGACGGAGATGAAGCGAGTGGTGGGCGATAACGCAACGCTGCCGTGCCACCATCAGCTCTGGCATGCGGACACCTCACTGCTGGACATCGAGTGGCTGCTGGTGAAACCCAACGCCAAGCAGAAAGCG GTGATCACCTACTTTGCAGGACGGATTTATGACCCGAGCGAGGGCGAGGCTGGCAGGTTGACGCTGGCAGGTGATTACCTAAAGGGCGACGCCTCGCTGATGATCAGCGACCTTTCACTCACAGACTCTGGGGAGTACAGCTGCAAGGTGAAGAACGGAGGAAAGTACTACTGGAATACGGTCAATCTCATCGTCCTCG tgaAGCCATCGAAGCCTCGCTGCTGGATGGAGGGACGGCTGTTGGAGGGCAGCGACGTGAAGATGAGCTGTAAATCTGCAGACGGATCCGATCCCATCAATTACAAATGGGAGAGAGTGCTGAACAAGGGAAGCTATGTGGGGAAACTACCACCTCTTGCTCTACTGG ACCTGAAGAACCCGGAGATCGTGACTCTAAGGAACCTGAGCCGGGAGAGTGCGGGCGTTTACAGGTGCACAGCCAGCAACGACGTGGGAGAGGAGAGCTGCACCGTGGAGGTCAAAATTCACT atGTCCGAGGTATGGGAGTGATGGCTGGCGCCGTGGTGGGTGTGTCCTTGGGCGTTCTACTCCTCATTCTCATTGTATGGCTGGTACTccgcaagaaagaaaaaaagaagtacGAAGAGGAGGAGACACCTAATGAGATCAG GGAGGATGCAGAGGCTCCCAAGGCCAAGCTCATGAAGCCAAACTCTCTGTCCTCCTCACGTTCGGGAAGCTCTCGATCCGGCACCTCGTCCACCCAGTCCATGGTTCCCAGCGGTGGCCCGCGTGTCCACAAACCTCACCCGCCTCCTCCCTTGGCAGGGCATCTGAAAAACAGCATCCAGCCCTCGACCCTTCCAGCCGTTCCCCCAGCGTACACACAGGTTGCTTCCAAACTCCAAGAACCCCACAGCAGCCCAAAACTCAGCCCGGGCAACCTGGCACGGATGGGTGCCATGCCTGTCATGATCCCGGCACAAACCAAGGCCTTCCAGACTGTCTAG